In Chryseobacterium oryzae, the genomic stretch TATTAACTCACTTCGGTTTACCGTTCAAAAAGAACTAAGAAATGGCTAAAGAATCAATGAAAGCGCGTGAGCGCAAAAGAGAAGCTACTGTAGCTAAATATGCTGAGAAAAGAAAAGCTTTGAAAGAAGCCGGAGATTACGAAGCATTGCAAAAACTTCCTAAAAATGCATCTCCTGTAAGATTACACAACAGATGTAAATTGACAGGTAGACCAAGAGGATACATGAGAACGTTTGGTATTTCCAGAGTAACTTTCAGAGAAATGGCAAACAACGGTCTTATCCCAGGAGTTAAAAAAGCTAGTTGGTAAGCAATAAAAATTTTACAGCTGACTTCTATATTTTTATAAGTCAGCTGTATTTTAATAAATAGAATACAAAATTAAGTCGGTTTAGAGACAAAGAAAAAAATAAATTATTATTATTTTTTTTGTACTTTTGCACCCGCTCAGGAAAATTTTTGTTTTTCTGACAGACTAATCTTCGTTTTGGCTATGTTTATTAGAATAAAATGAAATTATAAAAAAATCAAAGTGGCAATTAAGTTGTTGAGATACTGCAGGTAAAGAGATTAGGTGAAGAACTATTCGGAGCTATATAATCTTTAATCTTCAAGTCTTTTCAATACTGGTTGTCATTAAACCAATAATTTAAAACAAAGAAATGGTAACAGATCCAATTTCAGATTTCCTAACTAGAGTAAGGAACGCACAAAGCGCAGGCCACAAAGTGGTGGAAATTCCTGCATCGAAAATCAAAAAGGAGATTACTAAGATCTTATTTGATCAGGGGTATATCTTAAACTACAAGTTTGAGGATAACTCTGTACAAGGAACGATCAAAATCGCTTTAAAGTACGACAAGCAAACCAACAAACCGGCTATTAAGTCTATCCAAAGAGCTTCAAGACCAGGTTTGAGACAGTACAAAGGTTCAGGTGAACTTCCAAGAGTACTAAATGGTTTGGGTATTTCTATCATCTCTACTTCTAAAGGAGTAATGACTGACAAGAAAGCTAGAGAAGAGAAAGTAGGCGGTGAAGTAATCTGCTATGTTTATTAATTTTTAATCAAAGGAAAATGTCAAGAATTGGTAAAGCAATTATAACAATTCCTGCTGGTGTTACCATCACTGAGAAAGAAAGTGTAGTAACAGTTAAAGGTCCTAAAGGAGAACTTTCTCAGGAACTTACAGAAGGAATTACTTTAGAGCAAA encodes the following:
- the rpsN gene encoding 30S ribosomal protein S14 → MAKESMKARERKREATVAKYAEKRKALKEAGDYEALQKLPKNASPVRLHNRCKLTGRPRGYMRTFGISRVTFREMANNGLIPGVKKASW
- the rpsH gene encoding 30S ribosomal protein S8, with product MVTDPISDFLTRVRNAQSAGHKVVEIPASKIKKEITKILFDQGYILNYKFEDNSVQGTIKIALKYDKQTNKPAIKSIQRASRPGLRQYKGSGELPRVLNGLGISIISTSKGVMTDKKAREEKVGGEVICYVY